CTTGATGCTGATGGCGCCGAGGACGGTCCCCTCTTTTACGTTATGACAGGAAAGACAGTTCTTTCCCATGAACTTTTCTTTTGCAATGTAGGGGAAGACGCCGCGGATTGCTTCACCTTCGATGACCACCTTCGAGACGCCTTGTTCGATGACTTGTTTATCCAGTGCGTCGTTGGCATACTCTCGAGCGTCTTTCTTCCCAAAATCCTTGTCGAGACTGTCGGATCTGATAACCCGCAGATCGACAAGGGTTCGCATCTGTTCCATGAACGGGGTTTTGAGCTCTTGATAGTTATTCGAATGCATCATCGTTGTGAGCGTATTCAGGATGGTATCACGATAACCGGAGAGCGTGGAATGTTCGACTTCGCTCAGGACGATGGATTCGGTATTATATCCGGTGATCAGGGTTGTGATTATGACGCCTACAGCAACAAGAAAAAGAATAGGGACCGAGAGCTTCCATTTGATGGAAATATTTCCGATCTTCATGGTGAACCCTTCTTCAGCCGCATTGATGGCTTATCTTGCTGACGATGCTTAATTATCCTGTTTTCAGAACAGAGGCTGATGAACATCAGCACAATTCTCCAATAGTTCATACTTACTTATCGGCATTTCATTGTAAATGTTTAATAAATGTGGGTAGATGCGTTATCGATTACAGGTTGGGAATTGAGGTGTTGCATTAGTTGGAAACTTCAACATCTTCAGGAAGGTTCTTGCACTGCATGTTTGCATCGTAATTCTTCGCTTCTGAGCGAGCCTGACCCTTATGCAGGAGGCCTTTAAATGGCGTCGACCTTTAGGTTCCCTCTGACGTCTCTTCGGCCCCCAGTCGCTCACGCCTTCCGGCCTTCAAGGTCCCTCATCACCTCGGCCCTGATAAAGTCGCGTATAAGGTTAACATCTTCCGCGCTTATCTTCGTAAATTTCATACCCATCCCGGGGACCGCATGCAACCCCCCGGCCTGCGCTGAACTGTAGAGGACGACACCGGTCGCCTCGATCTCATGGTTGCGGAGGAGCAGCGTGAGCGGTACAAGGTCGTTGACCGGCGCGGGTGCCGACGTACTCAGGTAGAGACCGCCTTCGGAAAGCGAGGTCACCTCTTCGATCCTGGTCTTCCCGCCGGCCTCTCCCGGGCCGATCCGAGCTTTGAGCGCGGTATTGATCCGTATTTTCTGCCGGGGTGTGGCTTCCGTGGCGGATTGGATTGCGCGGTAGAGGGCTTCCGGATCGACGGGTTTCATGAAATAAGCGGCACAGCCTGCCTTCGTGCAGGCTTCCTTGGACGCGGTGCTTGTGTCGGCGGTAGTAATTATTACCGGGATGAATCGGAGGCTCAAATTGTTCTTTATCTGTTTCAGAAGTTCGACGCCGCTCATCGTCGGGAGGACAGCATCCGTGATCACGACCGCGGGAGCAGAACTGGCTATCGCACTCAGAGCGTCTTCACCGGTTCGCACGCTCCGGACGGCATACCGGAGTTCCCTGAGCAGCATTGATACATAGAAAATAGAAGAGGCGCTGCTGTCGACAACCAGGATTGATCGTTTTTCCCGCTCCATGATTCGCCTCGCGTCATTCCAGAAACTCAGCCGGTCTGACGAAACGGATGAACATTGTGATTAGCACGTGTCATCCGGCAACCAGATCTATAACGGCATCAACGCGTTAGAAACCGCTCCACCTCGTTCGACCATACCCGGTATCCAGCGCTGCTGAGGTGTACTCCGTCGTCCTGCAGAAACTCGCTTCTGGGATTGCCCTCGGAATCGACAAAGCGGCTGTAGACATCGAGATACTCCGCGTGGAACTCACGCGTGATCTGCTCGAGTTCCCGGTTCGTCTGAACGATGACATTGTTGTTGATGCCGGGGATCTCAACGGGCAGGATGCTCTGGACCACGAGCCGTGATCTTTTATACCATGTGGTAAAGTTTCGCACGATCTCCCGGTAGGAAGAATTAATCTCGTACTGTCCCATTCCGATGTTGTTGATCCCGGTCATCAGGAAGATGTAATCCGGGTCCTGGACCCTCGACCGGATAGACTCTCTCCGATCAAGGAGGCCTTCGATCGGCTCGCCGGAGATTCCCAGATTGGTCACCTCATCGTGAGGAAACCGTGTCTGCCAGTCGAACCACTCGGTCAGCGAGTCGCCGATGAATACGATTTTTTTTGACATGGCCTTTTGGGAGAGATGGATGCCAGGTATCAGGAGACAGATGCAGGCAACAAGCAGGAGGAGACGTCTCGATGCCCTGGAGGGGATGATATTCTTCATATCCGCTCTCAGCTCGCCTCCGGACCTTTCTCCGGGAGCAGCAGGAGAATGACAAGGACGGGAAGAATGAGCGGATCCCATGGACGTCCCGCGATCGTCCGTCAGCAGTACTCCAGGCGTTACTCTGCCGTATTGGCACAGCAGAGATTAGGGCCTCTTCTTGCCGGTCATCGCGTGCTTCAGCATATTGATCGACGGCACGTTCTTGAGTCGCCCGGACTCGTCCCGGTAGGTCCGTCACAGAATGCCGGGCGTACCGCCCTCGAACGCGTCCTCGCCGTTGATCCAGACCGACGGGGAGCCCTTGATGTTCCTGCTGACCGCATCGTCGTAGTCTGTCGTATGCCACGCGACGTCGGCCTGTATGCCCAGCTCCGCGATCGCCTGGTCGATGTTCTGGCGGAGCTGGTGATAGGAGCCGCAGATCTCGGCCAGGTAAACGTCGATCTTTAACGACATACGCTGTCTGCGGGCTTAGCCTACGTGAATGATCGCGACAGGACAGGCGTCGGCCGCTTCCTGTACCTTGTCCTTGAGATTGTCAGGAAAGGAACCCACAGCGGGATCGTTGCCCACCTGGTACTTGGCCACCACCTGGCTCCAGCTGTCCACGGAGTTCTGTTCGAAGACTTCGGGGCACGTAGCCCAGCATGATTCACAGCTGATGCACTGATCACGGTCGATCGTTACCTTGACATTTGCCATTGGAACACCTCGCAGAGTTGGTTTATGTATTATGCGGGGAGCAGCGTACGGCTGACCCGCTATTTTTTCTCCAGCACATCCTCGGCCCAGGAAAGGGCCGCAGAGACCCTGGGGAACCCGATGGTGCTCGTGAGCAGCACGATCGCATGGCGGATCTCTTCGGGCTTCGCGCCGGCTGCCAGGGCCCTGCGGGCATGGGAGTGGACCGAGCCCTCCGAGTGCACGGCTGCGGCTGCAGCGAGCTGGACCAGCTCGGATACCTTTTTGTTCAGGGGTCCTGCTGCTTTTGCGGCCCGGCCAAGGTTTTCCAAGGCCTTTACGAGGCCTTTGTATTTGCTCCTGATCGTCGTGTACTGCTTCGGCAGTTTCGGCATCGAACCCTCCTTCAGCATGTGAAAGCCCGGGCAAGCCGCAGAACGCAGAGTTGTTCATCTTGGCCGGCGACGCGCTTATGTTCCAGTGTATGCGAACGGCAGGGAAGAGTCAAGTGGCAACGAACGTAAGGGTATTACCAAATAATTACTATTATAGCCGAGAAGGTTTCGTGGCCCGAGCACCCGAAAGGCATCTCAATAATTGACATGCCTTCCGCCGGTGTGATAGGCTTTACTCATGCAGGAACGTGTCCTCTATCTGCGCGAGGCGGTGACCGCCCTTGCGCAGCATATCGGCGTTCGAACATACCTCGACATCGACAAGATGGGCGAGGCCGCCCGGTTCATCGCCGATCAATTCCAGTCCTTCGGCTATCAGGTCACCCGGCAGCCCTTCGCGTTTCGCGGGAACACCTATCAGAACATCATCGCGGAGCTCGCGGGCGCAACTTCGCCCGGGGAAGTCCTGGTCATCGGGGCTCATTACGACACAGTGCGGACCACTCCCGGCGCCGATGACAATGCGAGCGGCGTGGCGGGCCTGCTCGCGCTGGCAAAGGCTCTCGCGGGAAAACGCCTGCCCAATACGATTCAATTCGTGGCGTTCGCTTTGGAGGAGTCGCCGGTCTATCGATCGCATAACATGGGGAGCCATCATTACGCCCAAAGTCTCAGCGCAGCCCGGGTGCCGGTCAAGGGGATGATCTGCCTCGAGATGATAGGATATTTCAATGACAGGCCGCGTTCCCAATCCTATCCCTTGCCGTTCTTCAGGCTGAAATATCCCTCCCGCGGCGACTATATCGCCCTGGTCGGGAATATGCGGTCGAAATCGTTCACGCAGGCAATCGCTGCTGGCTTCCGAGGCGCCGTCGACCTTCCGGCAGTCACCCTGAACGCGCCGCCTATCGTGTTCGGAATCGATTTTTCCGACCACTGGTCCTTCAACCGCTTCGGCTACAACGCTTTCATGGTCACGGACACGGCTTTTTACCGCAATCCCCATTATCATAAGCCTACGGACACGCCTGAAACGCTCGATTACGAACGCATGGCCCTCGTGGTCCAGGGGCTGGCCGCGGCCATAGAGTCATGGCAGCACCAGTCCGAAGAAGGGCGGAAACGCAATGATCCCGGGGCACCCTCTGTCTGAGACGGCGGTAACGGTCTGTTGACAATCGGCGTTCCTCCGGTGTAAGGTATCTCGGTTTTGAAGTAATTCGTGGAGGATGCAATGAGAAAAGTCATACTGCTTTTGACGTTGTTCATAGGAGTTTCTTCTTCAGGCGTTCTTGCCGAAGATGAACAGTCGGCCAAGGAAGGCTTCAAGGAAGTCCACCAGGGCATGAAAAAGGTGACCAAGGCTGTGGACAAGAACGCCAAAAAGGGTGTCAAGGCGGTCCATAAGAAGGCCAAGAAAGATGCGAAGGCGATCGATAAGGCCGCCAAAGAGGGCTGGAAGCAGGCAGGGCAGGACATCAAGAAGGCAACCAGGGATTGACGTCCTCCAGGGAAGCAGCCCATGATCAGTTTCAACAAGGTTTGTTGAGGGAAGATGAACCCTTCCGGGACCGTGCAGCAGTTTTCCTGAATAGGGGTCCGGCCGCCGAATTCTTCATTGACAATCCGAAACCGCCAATATATTCTTAATCATACGCTCGTCTGCCTCATTTCCTCATCGCATCTTTTCGTATCATCTTTTTTGCCTGGAACAGAGCCTGACCTGGAGCTTACGGAAAAGAACCGTTCGGGAAGAGACGTACTATGATCCTTACCAGAATCAGCGAGGCGGCAGCGCGAAATCCCGGGAAGATCGCGGTCCGGATGAAGGCCGGAGACCGCTACCAGGAATACACCTACCGGGACCTGATCGATAGTGTCGCATCAGTTGCGTACGAGCTTGCCGGATACCGGATCGGGAAGGGAGACCGCGTCGCCCTTCTGGCCGAAAACCGTCCGGAGTGGATGATCGCCTATCTCTCCGTGGTGAGCCTTGGCGCGGTGATCGTGCCTCTGGACGCTCAGCTGACCGGGAAGGAGGTGCTGGTCCTGCTCGGGAGCTCCGGGGCGAAGGCGGTGTTCATCTCCTCCGCTACCCGGCAAAAGCTTCCTTCTCAGCATGGCCTCACGGTCCTGTCCTTCGACCCCGGCCCCGGCATCTCCTTTCAGGACATGCTGACAGCCCACCGGGACAGGGCGCTTCCGCCGCAGCCCGTGGCCTCCGATCTCGCCGTTCTTCTCTATACGTCGGGCACAACCGGTGATCCGAAAGGCGTCATGCTCTCCCACGGGAACCTTGCCGCGAATATCTCGAGCCTGATGCTGCTGAAGCTGGTGCTGAGCGAAGACACCATGCTCTGCATCCTCCCCCTGCACCATACCTACCCGGCCATGGGCTGCATGCTGCTTCCCTTGTCGACGGGCGCGTCGGTGACGCTCCTGAACAGCCTGAAAGGCCCGGACATCACGGCCTGTATGAGGGAAACAGGGGTGAGCATCATGGTCGGCGTGCCGCAGCTGTTCGCGGGCCTGCGCCGCGCGGTCTTCGACGAGATAGGGAAGAAACCGGCGCCGGTGCGCGTTCTGGTCGCGCTGTTCCTTTCCGTGAACGGCCTCCTCAGAAGGTTTGCTGGCGTGAATATCGGCAAGAGGGTCTTCGGCAGGGTGCACCAGCGCTTCGGGCCCGCGCTCAGGCTTCTCGCGTCGGGAGGGGCCCGGCTGGAGCCGGATGTGTACACGGACATGACCCGTTTGGGCTTCACGGTCATCGAAGGCTATGGTTTGACCGAGACCTCGCCGGTCTGTTCGTTCAACCCGCTCACGAGACAGAAGGCGGGCTCCATCGGCATCCCGGTGCCGGACGTCGAGGTCATGATCGTGAACCCCGATGAAACGGGCCACGGCGAGATAGCGGTGCGCGGACCGAACGTGATGCTGGGCTATTACGGGAAACCGCAGGAGACCGCCGACGTGCTGAGGAACGGCTGGTTCTTCACCGGGGACCTGGGATATCGCGACCGGGACGGCTATTTTTTTGTGACCGGCAGGTCCAAGGAAATGATCGTCCTCTCCACGGGCAAGAAGATCTTCCCCGAGGAGCTTGAGAAGTTCTATAAACAGATACCATCCATCAAAGAGCTCTGCCTCGTCGAGACCGAGCGGGGGATCGAGGCGGCGGTCGTGCCGGACTTCGAGTATCTTCGCAGAATGAGCCTGTCCAATTCCCGCGAGACCATCGCCTTTGCGATCGAGGACATCGCCAGGGACCTTCCTCCCTACAAGCGGATCACGGGGCTCAAGGTCTTTGCGGAATCCCTGCCGGTCACGCGGCTTGGCAAGCTGAAGCGGAGCCTCGTGAGGGAGATGTACCTGAAGGGCGGCGAGCGGTCGGAAAAGCGCACGGCCGAGCCCGACGCCGGCCTGCTTGCGACGCCGGTGGCAAAGAAGCTGCTCCTCTGCCTCGAGCCGTTCTCGCAGAAAAAGAATATCGTTCCCGACGACAACCTGGAACTGGACCTCGGGCTCGATTCGCTTGCCCGCGTCGAGCTTGTCGTGAGCATCGAAAAATCCTTCGGCATCGTCCTGCCGGAAACCTTTGGCAGCGGGATCTTTACCGTAAAAGATGCGGTGCTCGGTCTCCAGGACCTGATCACATCCGGAGCCGTGCAGTCGGGCGCAGGGGTCCGGCTTTCCTGGTCCGAGATCCTGTCGCTTGAGCCTGCGGACGAGCTGAGAAAGACGCTGCAGCTCGACCCCGGACCCGCGTGCAGACTGGGAAAACATCTTCTGAAGAGTACGCTCGGGCTCATTTTCGGCACGTACAACCGTCTCTCGGTGCGGGGTACCGAGAACCTGCCCCAGAGCGGCCCTTTCATCATAGCCCCCAATCATGTCAGCCTCGCCGATGCGCCGGCTGTCGTCGCCGCCATGCCCTGGGCGCAGGCTTCGCAGACCTTTTTCCTCGGTACCATCGACTATTTCGGGGGCCCGGTCACATCGAGGATCGGGAAGCTGGTCCAGGTGATCCCGGTGGACATGGAAGCCAGGCTCCACGGCGCGCTGCAGCTCTCGGCCTATGTGCTCCGCAAGGGCAAGATCCTGTGTGTGTTCCCGGAGGGCGGCAGGTCGCGGGACGGAAGGATCAAGGAGTTCAAGAAAGGCGTCGCGATCGTTGCGCGGGAGTTGAACGTACCGCTGATCCCCGTGGCGATCCGCGGCACCTATGCCATGCTGGCCACGGGCATGAGATTCCCCCGTCCGGCGCGCGTGAGCCTTGTCTTCGGCAAACCGGTCTATCCCGGGGACATGGACTATGAAGGGATCGTCAGGAAGTTGTATGGCGAGGTGGTACATCTCCTGGACGAACGGGATGCGTGAGGGGCGATGATATCATTTTGCTGCGTCATGCGAAGCAGGCAAGCAAGGAGAGCGGCAGTGAAGCATAACAAAGTTCTTTTGCTGTTTTTATCAATGACAGCGCTTCTGGCTGTCGCCTGCGCAACGGCGAAGGCGCCGACGGCGCCCGAGTTGCCAAGGCCAAAGATCGCGCTCGTGCTCGGCGGAGGGGCTGCGCGCGGGTTCGCGCATGTGGGCGTGATCCGCGCCCTCGAGCAGGAGAAGATCCCGATCGACATGATCGTCGGCACGAGCGTGGGCAGCCTGATCGGCGCGATTTACGCATCGGACCTGAACAGCTTCGAACTGGA
The sequence above is drawn from the Nitrospirota bacterium genome and encodes:
- a CDS encoding response regulator; translated protein: MEREKRSILVVDSSASSIFYVSMLLRELRYAVRSVRTGEDALSAIASSAPAVVITDAVLPTMSGVELLKQIKNNLSLRFIPVIITTADTSTASKEACTKAGCAAYFMKPVDPEALYRAIQSATEATPRQKIRINTALKARIGPGEAGGKTRIEEVTSLSEGGLYLSTSAPAPVNDLVPLTLLLRNHEIEATGVVLYSSAQAGGLHAVPGMGMKFTKISAEDVNLIRDFIRAEVMRDLEGRKA
- a CDS encoding GDSL-type esterase/lipase family protein; translation: MKNIIPSRASRRLLLLVACICLLIPGIHLSQKAMSKKIVFIGDSLTEWFDWQTRFPHDEVTNLGISGEPIEGLLDRRESIRSRVQDPDYIFLMTGINNIGMGQYEINSSYREIVRNFTTWYKRSRLVVQSILPVEIPGINNNVIVQTNRELEQITREFHAEYLDVYSRFVDSEGNPRSEFLQDDGVHLSSAGYRVWSNEVERFLTR
- a CDS encoding thioredoxin family protein, with amino-acid sequence MSLKIDVYLAEICGSYHQLRQNIDQAIAELGIQADVAWHTTDYDDAVSRNIKGSPSVWINGEDAFEGGTPGIL
- a CDS encoding ferredoxin gives rise to the protein MANVKVTIDRDQCISCESCWATCPEVFEQNSVDSWSQVVAKYQVGNDPAVGSFPDNLKDKVQEAADACPVAIIHVG
- a CDS encoding carboxymuconolactone decarboxylase family protein, which translates into the protein MPKLPKQYTTIRSKYKGLVKALENLGRAAKAAGPLNKKVSELVQLAAAAAVHSEGSVHSHARRALAAGAKPEEIRHAIVLLTSTIGFPRVSAALSWAEDVLEKK
- a CDS encoding M28 family peptidase, whose product is MQERVLYLREAVTALAQHIGVRTYLDIDKMGEAARFIADQFQSFGYQVTRQPFAFRGNTYQNIIAELAGATSPGEVLVIGAHYDTVRTTPGADDNASGVAGLLALAKALAGKRLPNTIQFVAFALEESPVYRSHNMGSHHYAQSLSAARVPVKGMICLEMIGYFNDRPRSQSYPLPFFRLKYPSRGDYIALVGNMRSKSFTQAIAAGFRGAVDLPAVTLNAPPIVFGIDFSDHWSFNRFGYNAFMVTDTAFYRNPHYHKPTDTPETLDYERMALVVQGLAAAIESWQHQSEEGRKRNDPGAPSV
- a CDS encoding AMP-binding protein, which produces MILTRISEAAARNPGKIAVRMKAGDRYQEYTYRDLIDSVASVAYELAGYRIGKGDRVALLAENRPEWMIAYLSVVSLGAVIVPLDAQLTGKEVLVLLGSSGAKAVFISSATRQKLPSQHGLTVLSFDPGPGISFQDMLTAHRDRALPPQPVASDLAVLLYTSGTTGDPKGVMLSHGNLAANISSLMLLKLVLSEDTMLCILPLHHTYPAMGCMLLPLSTGASVTLLNSLKGPDITACMRETGVSIMVGVPQLFAGLRRAVFDEIGKKPAPVRVLVALFLSVNGLLRRFAGVNIGKRVFGRVHQRFGPALRLLASGGARLEPDVYTDMTRLGFTVIEGYGLTETSPVCSFNPLTRQKAGSIGIPVPDVEVMIVNPDETGHGEIAVRGPNVMLGYYGKPQETADVLRNGWFFTGDLGYRDRDGYFFVTGRSKEMIVLSTGKKIFPEELEKFYKQIPSIKELCLVETERGIEAAVVPDFEYLRRMSLSNSRETIAFAIEDIARDLPPYKRITGLKVFAESLPVTRLGKLKRSLVREMYLKGGERSEKRTAEPDAGLLATPVAKKLLLCLEPFSQKKNIVPDDNLELDLGLDSLARVELVVSIEKSFGIVLPETFGSGIFTVKDAVLGLQDLITSGAVQSGAGVRLSWSEILSLEPADELRKTLQLDPGPACRLGKHLLKSTLGLIFGTYNRLSVRGTENLPQSGPFIIAPNHVSLADAPAVVAAMPWAQASQTFFLGTIDYFGGPVTSRIGKLVQVIPVDMEARLHGALQLSAYVLRKGKILCVFPEGGRSRDGRIKEFKKGVAIVARELNVPLIPVAIRGTYAMLATGMRFPRPARVSLVFGKPVYPGDMDYEGIVRKLYGEVVHLLDERDA